Proteins co-encoded in one Klebsiella michiganensis genomic window:
- a CDS encoding cellulose biosynthesis protein BcsE (required for cellulose biosynthesis), with product MEPIFSLGIRSLWNELSHMPAGGVWWLNVESQDDAINLVNQTVASQQSKAKVAVISMSAKPRQAIKLDSAEGPEKIRLFTMPSSINGLNALRRDLMCSINPEHYFFILLSSDNVWENIPPADLRHWLAVMGKWTERNKCSLLFVNVGNNNDKQFSLLVSEHRSLSGLASLRAQSDIHRFDIAFWCNEKGVTADQQLNVHWQNGKWQIVEDAESSPQPRSDEKRVLSHIAVLEGAPALSENWQLFENNEQLFDAARTAQAATIIFSLTQNSQINSIARQIHSLRRQRGSALKLIVRENQASLRATDERLLLGCGATLIIPWNAPLSRCLTMIESVQGAKFTRHVPEDISVLIDQMQPLKLRGYQKWDVFCSGISALMNNALLPADGKGVMVALRPVPGLRVEQALTLCRPNRMGDIVTIGENRLMLFLSFCRINDLDTALNHIFPLPVNDIFTNRMVWFEDSQIAAEILQMQALRPEKWVKPLAATLDLNSVRHVSREGHSWRRQPTPVTLLDDTPREQTK from the coding sequence ATGGAACCCATATTTTCGCTTGGCATCCGTTCGTTGTGGAACGAATTGAGCCATATGCCCGCAGGTGGCGTCTGGTGGCTAAACGTAGAAAGTCAGGATGACGCAATAAATCTTGTTAATCAAACGGTTGCCTCCCAACAGTCGAAAGCGAAGGTTGCCGTCATTTCAATGTCGGCAAAGCCCAGGCAGGCGATAAAGCTTGATTCGGCTGAGGGACCGGAAAAAATACGTCTTTTTACGATGCCTTCGTCCATCAATGGGCTCAATGCGCTGCGCCGCGATCTGATGTGTAGCATTAATCCAGAGCACTACTTTTTTATACTCTTAAGCTCAGATAACGTCTGGGAAAATATCCCCCCGGCAGATTTACGTCACTGGCTCGCCGTAATGGGCAAATGGACCGAACGCAATAAGTGCAGCCTGCTTTTTGTCAATGTCGGAAATAATAATGACAAACAATTCTCATTATTAGTTAGCGAGCACCGCAGCCTTTCCGGGCTGGCCAGCCTGCGGGCACAAAGCGATATTCATCGTTTTGACATCGCCTTCTGGTGTAACGAGAAAGGCGTCACGGCCGATCAGCAGCTCAACGTCCACTGGCAAAACGGGAAATGGCAAATTGTAGAAGATGCCGAGAGCTCACCGCAGCCGCGCAGCGACGAAAAACGCGTCCTCAGCCACATTGCCGTTCTGGAAGGTGCCCCTGCCCTTTCGGAAAACTGGCAGCTCTTCGAAAATAATGAGCAACTGTTTGATGCCGCGCGAACCGCACAGGCCGCAACGATCATTTTCTCACTCACTCAAAATAGCCAAATCAACAGTATCGCCCGCCAGATTCATTCGCTTCGCCGCCAGCGCGGCAGCGCCCTGAAACTGATTGTGCGAGAAAACCAGGCCAGCCTGCGAGCCACCGATGAACGACTTTTGCTGGGCTGCGGCGCAACGCTAATTATTCCGTGGAATGCCCCGCTCTCACGCTGCCTGACAATGATAGAAAGCGTGCAGGGTGCGAAATTTACCCGCCACGTTCCGGAAGATATTAGCGTGCTGATAGACCAGATGCAGCCGCTGAAGCTGCGCGGCTACCAGAAATGGGACGTCTTCTGCAGCGGCATCAGCGCGCTGATGAACAACGCTCTGCTGCCCGCAGACGGCAAAGGCGTCATGGTCGCACTGCGCCCTGTGCCAGGGCTGCGCGTTGAGCAAGCGCTTACGCTGTGCCGACCGAACCGTATGGGCGATATCGTGACCATCGGAGAAAACCGGCTAATGCTGTTCCTCTCTTTCTGCCGCATTAACGATCTCGATACCGCGCTGAACCACATTTTCCCACTGCCGGTGAACGACATATTCACCAACCGCATGGTGTGGTTCGAAGACAGCCAGATTGCCGCCGAAATACTCCAGATGCAGGCCTTGCGCCCGGAAAAATGGGTGAAACCACTGGCCGCCACACTCGACCTGAATAGCGTTCGCCATGTGAGCCGTGAAGGGCATAGCTGGCGCCGGCAACCAACGCCTGTCACGCTGCTGGATGACACTCCGAGGGAGCAGACAAAATGA
- a CDS encoding membrane protein, giving the protein MMNITDIIQLIVLCAIVFIPLGYTAHRWLPRLTASVRLMFLKPRYVKSAGTLRRTSAKADHQHD; this is encoded by the coding sequence ATGATGAACATCACTGACATCATTCAGCTCATCGTGCTTTGCGCGATCGTTTTTATTCCGTTGGGCTACACCGCTCACCGCTGGCTTCCCCGCCTTACCGCCTCGGTACGGCTGATGTTTTTAAAACCACGCTATGTTAAATCGGCCGGAACGCTGCGCCGAACTTCCGCCAAGGCAGACCATCAACATGACTAA
- a CDS encoding membrane protein — protein MTNHSQTAKSPAYFLQYWRGLGGWNYYFLLKFGLLWTGYLNFHPLANLVFVAFLLFPLPPLKLHKLRNWIALPVGIGLFWHDTWLPGIDSMMSQGSQVVGFSADYLLDLVTRFINWQMIGAAFVLLVAWLFVSQWLRVTVFVVAILVWLNVLTVAGPAISLLPSTSQTTASVSTGSTGGATASGTTLAPVPGDIPAQTAPPTSDNITAWLNSFYASEAKRQTKFPDALPADAQPFELLIINICSLSWSDIEAVGLSSHPLWKHFDILFKNFNSATSYSGPAAIRLLRASCGQSSHKGLYEPAGNQCYLFDDLARLGFKQQLMMDHNGVFGDFLKEVREYGGIQTPLMDQSGLPSDLLAFDNSPIYDDTAVLQRWLQGEQNDGANPRTATFYNLVPLHDGNHYPGNSKTADYKARAQKLFDELDSFLTELEKSNRKVMVVIVPEHGAALKGDKMQVSGLRDIPSPDITHVPAGVKFIGMKAPHSGDAIEINQPSSYLAISELVSRSVDGKNFVADQVDWSALTSGLPQTAPVSENSTAVVLKYQDKPYVRLSGGDWVPYPQ, from the coding sequence ATGACTAATCACTCTCAAACGGCAAAGTCGCCAGCTTATTTTCTGCAATACTGGCGTGGCCTGGGTGGCTGGAACTACTACTTCCTGTTGAAGTTCGGGCTGCTGTGGACCGGGTATCTGAATTTTCACCCGCTGGCGAACCTGGTCTTTGTTGCCTTTTTGCTGTTCCCGCTGCCGCCGCTAAAACTGCACAAGCTGCGTAACTGGATTGCTCTCCCCGTGGGGATAGGCCTGTTCTGGCACGATACCTGGCTACCCGGCATCGACAGCATGATGAGTCAGGGCTCGCAGGTTGTCGGCTTCAGTGCAGACTACCTCCTCGACCTGGTAACCCGCTTTATTAACTGGCAAATGATTGGCGCGGCCTTTGTCCTGCTGGTCGCCTGGCTTTTTGTCTCCCAGTGGCTTCGCGTCACGGTGTTTGTCGTGGCTATCCTGGTCTGGCTCAACGTGTTAACGGTGGCGGGCCCGGCTATCTCTTTACTGCCATCCACATCGCAAACGACGGCGTCCGTCAGTACTGGCAGTACCGGTGGGGCAACGGCTTCCGGCACTACGCTGGCGCCGGTACCTGGCGATATTCCGGCGCAAACGGCCCCGCCGACAAGCGACAATATTACCGCCTGGCTGAACAGCTTCTACGCCAGCGAAGCCAAGCGTCAGACCAAATTCCCGGACGCGCTTCCCGCCGACGCGCAGCCTTTTGAACTGCTGATTATCAATATTTGCTCTCTCTCATGGTCCGACATCGAGGCGGTAGGCCTCAGTTCGCACCCGCTGTGGAAACACTTTGATATTCTGTTCAAAAACTTCAACTCGGCGACCTCCTACAGCGGCCCGGCCGCTATCCGCCTGCTCCGCGCGAGCTGCGGGCAGTCGTCTCACAAAGGGTTGTATGAGCCTGCGGGCAACCAGTGCTACCTGTTTGACGATCTTGCCCGTCTCGGCTTCAAGCAGCAGCTGATGATGGATCACAACGGCGTGTTCGGTGACTTCCTGAAAGAAGTGCGTGAATACGGCGGTATTCAGACACCATTGATGGATCAAAGCGGGCTGCCGAGCGATCTGCTGGCATTTGATAATTCGCCAATCTATGACGATACCGCTGTGCTGCAGCGCTGGCTGCAGGGCGAGCAAAATGACGGCGCGAATCCGCGGACGGCTACCTTCTACAACCTGGTGCCGCTACACGACGGCAACCATTACCCTGGCAACAGCAAAACAGCCGACTATAAAGCGCGGGCGCAGAAGCTGTTTGATGAGCTGGATTCCTTCCTGACAGAGCTGGAGAAGTCGAACCGCAAAGTCATGGTGGTGATTGTGCCGGAGCACGGCGCGGCGCTGAAGGGCGATAAAATGCAGGTTTCCGGGCTGCGTGACATCCCAAGTCCTGACATCACCCACGTTCCTGCCGGCGTGAAGTTCATCGGTATGAAAGCCCCGCACAGCGGCGACGCCATTGAAATCAACCAGCCAAGCAGCTACCTGGCGATTTCAGAGCTGGTTTCCCGCTCGGTGGACGGTAAAAACTTTGTCGCCGACCAGGTCGACTGGAGCGCGCTGACCAGCGGTCTGCCGCAAACCGCTCCGGTTTCCGAAAACTCAACGGCGGTGGTGCTGAAGTACCAGGATAAGCCTTATGTCCGCCTGAGCGGCGGTGACTGGGTACCGTATCCGCAATAA
- a CDS encoding membrane protein, whose amino-acid sequence MKKRVMIMAAVVCGSLAVSGCTTNPYTGESQAGKSGIGAGIGSLVGAGVGALSSSKKDRGKGALIGAAAGAALGGGVGYYMDVQEAKLRDKMRGTGVSVTRSGDNIVLNMPNNVTFDSSSATLKPAGANTLTGVAMVLKEYPKTAVNVVGYTDSTGSKDLNMRLSQQRADGVGSALITQGVDASRIRTSGAGPANPIASNSTAEGKAQNRRVEITLSPLG is encoded by the coding sequence ATGAAAAAACGCGTCATGATTATGGCCGCCGTCGTGTGTGGCAGCTTAGCGGTTTCTGGCTGCACCACTAATCCGTATACCGGCGAAAGCCAGGCAGGAAAATCAGGCATAGGCGCCGGGATTGGCTCGCTGGTTGGGGCGGGCGTGGGGGCACTTTCGTCATCAAAAAAAGATCGCGGTAAGGGCGCACTGATTGGTGCCGCTGCCGGTGCAGCGCTCGGGGGTGGGGTCGGTTACTACATGGATGTGCAGGAAGCTAAGCTGCGCGACAAAATGCGCGGAACCGGCGTGAGCGTGACCCGTAGTGGCGACAACATCGTGTTGAATATGCCGAATAATGTCACCTTTGACAGCAGCAGCGCCACCCTGAAACCTGCGGGGGCAAACACGCTGACCGGCGTGGCGATGGTGTTGAAAGAGTACCCCAAAACAGCGGTTAACGTGGTCGGCTATACCGACAGTACCGGCAGCAAAGATCTGAATATGCGCCTGTCGCAGCAGCGTGCGGACGGCGTAGGAAGCGCGCTGATTACCCAGGGCGTTGACGCCAGCCGTATTCGCACCTCCGGTGCAGGCCCGGCGAATCCGATTGCCAGCAACAGCACCGCGGAAGGCAAAGCGCAAAACCGCCGCGTAGAAATCACCCTGAGTCCTTTGGGTTAA
- a CDS encoding trimethylamine N-oxide reductase I catalytic subunit (catalyzes the reduction of trimethylamine-N-oxide to form trimethylamine) yields MANTSPSRKQILTAAHWGPMLVETDGERVYSSRGALETGHQNSLQSAVPDQVHSKARVAFPMARKGFLASPDKPLGVRGEDDYVRISWDDALTLIHQQHKRIREGYGPAAIFAGSYGWRSNGVLHKASTLLQRYMSLAGGYTGHSGDYSTGAAQVIMPYVVGSNEVYQQQTSWPLLLENSEVVVLWSANPLNTLKIAWNASDEQGVKYFEQLKNSGKTIVAIDPMRSETVDFFGERAEWIAPHMGTDVALMLGIAHTLVIHGRQDSDFLARCTYGYEKFEAYLLGKTDGTPKSAAWAAEICGIPAGTIEKLADLFSHKRTMLMAGWGMQRQQYGEQKHWMLVTLAAMLGQIGTPGGGFGLSYHFANGGNPTRSAAVPGSLQGSLKGGTDAVEKIPVARIVEALENPGGAYQHNGKEHSFPDLRMLWWAGGSNFTHHQDTNRLAAAWQKPELIVISECFWTAAAKHADIVLPVTTSFERNDMTMTGDYSNQHLVPMKQVVAPQGESRNDFDIFAALSEKWESGGEARFSEGKSELEWLESFYDIARQRGATQQITLPEFSEFWESNQLIEMPENAKNAEFIRFSDFRDNPEGNPLKTPSGKIEIYSERIASFGYDDCPPHPSWLAPDEWQGNAASGQLQLLSSHPAHRLHSQLNYAGLRDQYAIAGREPITLHPEDAKARGIAHGDLVRVWNARGQVLVGAQVTDGIRPGVVCIHQGAWPDLDEDKLCKNGAVNVLTMDIPSSRLANGCAANNSLVWAEKFTGPAPAVTAFDPPASS; encoded by the coding sequence TTGGCCAATACATCACCTTCACGAAAACAGATCCTCACTGCCGCGCACTGGGGCCCTATGCTGGTTGAAACCGACGGAGAGCGGGTTTATAGCTCTCGCGGCGCGCTTGAAACCGGTCATCAAAACTCGCTGCAAAGTGCGGTGCCCGACCAGGTTCACAGCAAAGCTCGCGTTGCGTTTCCTATGGCTCGGAAAGGGTTCCTGGCCTCCCCGGATAAGCCGCTGGGCGTTCGCGGTGAAGATGACTATGTTCGCATCAGTTGGGATGACGCCCTGACGCTTATCCATCAACAGCACAAGCGCATTCGCGAGGGCTACGGCCCGGCGGCCATTTTCGCGGGCTCCTACGGCTGGCGCTCCAACGGCGTGCTGCACAAAGCCTCTACCCTGCTTCAGCGCTACATGAGCCTTGCGGGCGGCTATACCGGGCATTCCGGCGACTACTCCACCGGTGCCGCGCAGGTGATCATGCCTTACGTGGTTGGTTCTAACGAGGTTTACCAGCAACAGACCAGCTGGCCGCTGCTGCTTGAGAACAGCGAAGTGGTCGTGCTGTGGAGCGCGAACCCACTCAACACGCTGAAAATTGCCTGGAATGCCAGCGACGAACAGGGCGTGAAGTACTTCGAACAGTTAAAAAACAGCGGCAAAACGATCGTCGCCATCGACCCGATGCGCTCTGAAACGGTGGATTTCTTCGGTGAACGTGCCGAATGGATCGCGCCGCATATGGGGACCGACGTCGCGCTGATGCTCGGCATTGCCCACACGCTGGTCATTCATGGCCGGCAGGATAGCGATTTCCTCGCTCGCTGCACCTATGGCTACGAGAAGTTTGAAGCCTATCTGCTCGGCAAAACCGACGGGACGCCCAAAAGCGCGGCCTGGGCAGCTGAAATTTGCGGTATTCCTGCGGGAACCATCGAAAAACTGGCGGATCTTTTCAGCCACAAGCGCACCATGCTAATGGCGGGCTGGGGCATGCAGCGCCAGCAATACGGCGAGCAAAAGCACTGGATGCTGGTCACGCTGGCCGCCATGCTGGGCCAGATTGGCACCCCGGGCGGCGGCTTTGGCCTCTCCTACCACTTCGCCAACGGCGGCAATCCGACCCGCAGCGCAGCGGTTCCTGGTTCCCTGCAGGGATCGCTGAAGGGCGGAACCGATGCGGTGGAAAAAATCCCCGTGGCGCGCATTGTCGAAGCGCTGGAAAACCCCGGCGGGGCTTATCAGCATAACGGCAAAGAGCACAGCTTCCCCGACCTCCGCATGCTGTGGTGGGCCGGCGGCAGCAACTTCACCCATCACCAGGACACCAACCGCCTTGCCGCGGCCTGGCAAAAACCTGAACTGATCGTTATCTCCGAATGTTTCTGGACGGCGGCGGCAAAACACGCCGATATCGTTCTGCCGGTGACCACTTCATTCGAGCGAAACGACATGACGATGACCGGTGATTACAGCAATCAACACCTGGTCCCTATGAAACAGGTCGTCGCCCCGCAGGGAGAATCGAGGAACGATTTTGATATTTTTGCAGCCCTGAGCGAAAAATGGGAATCCGGAGGCGAAGCGCGGTTCAGCGAAGGTAAAAGTGAACTTGAATGGCTGGAATCTTTCTATGATATCGCCCGCCAGCGCGGGGCTACCCAGCAAATCACACTGCCGGAATTCAGTGAATTCTGGGAATCTAACCAGCTGATAGAAATGCCAGAAAATGCGAAAAATGCCGAATTTATTCGCTTCTCGGACTTCCGTGACAATCCAGAGGGAAATCCCCTCAAAACGCCGAGCGGTAAAATTGAGATCTATTCTGAGCGCATCGCCAGCTTTGGGTATGATGACTGCCCACCTCACCCAAGCTGGCTGGCACCGGATGAATGGCAGGGCAATGCCGCCTCCGGCCAGCTGCAGCTGCTCTCATCGCATCCTGCCCACCGCCTGCACAGCCAGCTAAACTATGCCGGACTGCGCGACCAGTACGCCATTGCCGGGCGCGAGCCTATTACGCTGCATCCCGAGGATGCCAAAGCACGCGGGATCGCTCACGGCGATTTAGTACGGGTATGGAACGCTCGCGGGCAGGTATTGGTCGGGGCCCAGGTGACCGACGGCATTCGGCCAGGCGTGGTCTGTATCCACCAGGGCGCATGGCCCGATCTGGATGAAGACAAACTGTGTAAAAACGGCGCGGTTAACGTACTCACGATGGATATCCCGTCTTCACGGCTCGCCAACGGCTGCGCGGCAAATAACTCCCTCGTCTGGGCGGAGAAATTTACCGGCCCGGCTCCTGCCGTGACGGCGTTTGATCCGCCTGCCAGCTCATAA
- a CDS encoding acetyltransferase encodes MIQPFSRGEMDTLIALWLESTIVGHPFIPESYWHESLNLVRNVYIPQSNTWVYLHQQQMVGFISVMDQQFIGALFVAPSFAGQGFGGELLEKAKAEYQALSLEVYQKNRRAVHFYHRHGFHIEESAWQEETQHPTWIMSWQADQTPSRQEPGR; translated from the coding sequence ATGATCCAGCCGTTTAGCCGTGGGGAAATGGATACGCTCATAGCGCTCTGGCTTGAAAGTACCATCGTCGGCCATCCGTTTATCCCGGAAAGCTACTGGCACGAGAGCCTTAACCTGGTGCGTAACGTCTATATTCCTCAGTCAAATACGTGGGTGTACCTGCACCAGCAACAGATGGTGGGCTTTATCAGCGTGATGGACCAGCAGTTTATTGGCGCGCTGTTCGTGGCGCCTTCTTTTGCCGGGCAGGGGTTCGGCGGTGAATTGCTGGAGAAGGCGAAAGCGGAATACCAGGCCTTAAGTCTTGAGGTATACCAGAAAAACCGTCGGGCGGTGCATTTCTATCACCGCCACGGCTTTCACATTGAAGAGAGCGCGTGGCAGGAAGAAACGCAGCACCCGACGTGGATTATGAGCTGGCAGGCGGATCAAACGCCGTCACGGCAGGAGCCGGGCCGGTAA
- a CDS encoding DNA-3-methyladenine glycosidase: MERCGWVTQDPLYLEYHDKEWGVPVTDGQKLFEMICLEGQQAGLSWITVLKKRENYRQRFRNFDPYAVALIQPEEVDALMLDAGIIRHRGKIEAIITNAKAFLAMEANGEKFPEFVWAFVENKPKVSHAASLSEVPAFTPTSDALSKALKKRGFKFVGSTICYSFMQACGLVNDHVTSCFCHPDFRQ; this comes from the coding sequence ATGGAACGTTGTGGCTGGGTCACTCAGGATCCGCTGTATCTGGAGTATCACGACAAAGAATGGGGCGTGCCGGTCACCGACGGGCAGAAGCTCTTTGAGATGATTTGCCTGGAAGGCCAGCAGGCCGGGCTTTCGTGGATTACCGTGTTGAAAAAACGGGAAAATTACCGCCAGCGTTTCAGGAATTTTGACCCTTATGCCGTGGCGCTGATTCAGCCGGAAGAGGTCGATGCGCTGATGCTGGATGCCGGAATTATTCGCCATCGTGGGAAAATTGAGGCGATTATCACCAACGCCAAAGCTTTCCTCGCCATGGAAGCCAACGGTGAGAAATTCCCGGAGTTTGTTTGGGCCTTCGTGGAGAATAAACCAAAGGTGTCGCATGCCGCTTCACTCAGCGAAGTTCCAGCCTTTACGCCGACGTCAGATGCGCTGTCTAAGGCGCTAAAGAAGCGCGGGTTTAAGTTTGTGGGGTCGACTATCTGCTATTCGTTTATGCAGGCCTGCGGCCTGGTCAATGACCATGTGACCAGCTGTTTCTGCCACCCTGATTTTCGCCAATGA
- a CDS encoding membrane protein produces the protein MNTATYNRTRWLTLIGTIITQFALGSVYTWSLFNSSLSQKLDAPISQVAFSFGLLSLGLAISSSVAGKLQDRFGVRKVTMAAGVLLGAGLFFTAHANNLMMLWLTAGVLVGLADGAGYLLTLSNCVKWFPERKGLISAFSIGAYGLGSLGFKYIDTHLLAAYGLENTFMIWGGLAMVMVLFGATMMKDAPLQVTQSAGGAAKTDFTLAESMRQPQYWMLALMFLTACMSGLYVIGVAKDIAQGMVHLDAMSAANAVTVISIANLSGRLVLGILSDKIARIRVITIGQVISLVGMAALLFAPLNEATFFAAIACVAFNFGGTITVYPSLVSEFFGLNNLTKNYGVIYLGFGIGSICGSIIASLFGGFYVTFCVIFALLILSLAISTTIRQPVRTVLNHKHAHA, from the coding sequence ATGAACACTGCCACCTACAACCGTACTCGCTGGTTAACCCTCATCGGAACCATCATTACTCAGTTCGCGCTGGGTTCTGTTTATACCTGGAGCCTGTTCAACAGCTCGCTGTCCCAGAAGCTGGACGCCCCCATCAGCCAGGTTGCATTCTCCTTCGGCCTGTTGAGCCTTGGCCTCGCTATCTCTTCTTCCGTAGCGGGCAAACTGCAGGACCGATTCGGCGTGCGCAAAGTCACCATGGCGGCGGGCGTGCTGCTCGGTGCCGGGCTATTCTTCACCGCACATGCCAACAACCTGATGATGCTGTGGCTCACGGCGGGCGTGCTGGTTGGCCTGGCGGACGGCGCAGGCTACCTGCTAACGCTGTCTAACTGCGTGAAGTGGTTCCCGGAGCGTAAGGGGCTGATTTCTGCCTTCTCTATCGGCGCCTATGGCCTCGGTAGCCTCGGTTTTAAATATATCGATACCCACCTGCTGGCGGCCTACGGTCTGGAAAACACCTTTATGATCTGGGGTGGCCTGGCGATGGTTATGGTGCTGTTTGGCGCCACCATGATGAAAGATGCCCCGCTGCAGGTAACCCAATCCGCAGGCGGCGCAGCGAAGACCGATTTCACCCTCGCAGAATCTATGCGCCAGCCACAATACTGGATGCTGGCATTGATGTTCCTCACGGCCTGCATGAGCGGCCTGTACGTTATCGGCGTTGCAAAAGATATCGCTCAGGGCATGGTTCACCTGGATGCCATGTCTGCCGCCAATGCGGTAACCGTTATCTCCATTGCTAACCTGAGCGGCCGCCTTGTTCTCGGCATCCTGTCCGATAAAATTGCCCGTATTCGGGTGATCACCATTGGTCAGGTGATTTCACTGGTCGGTATGGCGGCCCTGCTGTTTGCCCCGCTGAACGAAGCGACCTTCTTTGCGGCCATCGCCTGCGTTGCCTTTAACTTTGGCGGCACCATCACCGTTTATCCTTCGCTGGTCAGCGAATTCTTTGGCCTGAATAATCTGACCAAGAACTACGGCGTGATTTACCTGGGCTTTGGGATCGGCAGCATCTGCGGCTCCATCATCGCCTCACTGTTCGGCGGCTTCTACGTGACCTTCTGCGTTATCTTTGCCCTGCTGATTCTGTCGCTGGCGATCTCCACCACAATTCGTCAGCCGGTACGCACCGTCCTCAATCACAAGCACGCCCACGCCTGA
- a CDS encoding phosphoethanolamine transferase, whose translation MVKKTSRKSLWTYLYVTLLLIAAVIIIAGNSPRDIYPLVIAASTFIFTCGLLYLLSARIIFAIGTSSLLVILLQFCNQLKVHYYKDQLLFSDIFLMADPANAGTLLHYPSAGIAVAAMVALLILTIIIGWRAVPRRKGMLAPLIALGVMLGSASALSHSVLKNQHDWATKLPGGTGVLSNLALSGIQASYDAPTFPQSTSQEFISRAAAMNNKRAASASVRPDIVLLLQESTVDPRLYKVPDPKLLPHFSMFEQDSKVKAHTLMRVQTFGGGTWLSEFAALTGMRSDDFGALKNSVFYSAVDHVNDSLFKQMQDNGYYTVVLTPFNKSAYNAGHAYTMMGVDKIIQPQELGYPGDLADNLWHIPTADILGYVKKLLASHTDKPVFVYALTMYEHGPYDAGHSDDYQLTSAMQNKDAAGKFSHYVEKIKNSETALADFFQFVDQRQRPTMFMYFGDHQPAIDWANGYTTDQADPVHLSQFSLRDNYNAPPVADLGAITDIAFLGGMLLEQAQLKVSPFYQANIDMRHLCQGRLNDCPDTTLFDSYRHYIYDELHAASKP comes from the coding sequence ATGGTAAAAAAAACCAGCCGAAAATCGCTCTGGACATATCTTTATGTCACATTGCTACTTATTGCAGCCGTGATCATCATTGCGGGTAACTCACCGCGTGATATCTATCCCCTGGTTATCGCTGCAAGTACCTTCATTTTTACCTGCGGATTACTTTATTTACTCTCCGCCAGAATCATTTTCGCCATTGGAACCAGTAGCCTGCTGGTGATTCTGCTGCAATTTTGCAACCAGCTTAAGGTTCACTATTACAAAGACCAGCTGCTGTTTAGCGATATTTTCCTGATGGCCGACCCGGCCAATGCGGGCACGCTGCTGCATTATCCCTCCGCCGGGATCGCGGTTGCGGCGATGGTAGCGCTGCTTATCCTGACGATTATCATCGGCTGGCGTGCGGTGCCGCGCCGCAAAGGGATGCTCGCCCCGCTGATTGCCCTCGGCGTGATGCTGGGCTCGGCGTCAGCGCTTAGCCACAGCGTACTGAAAAATCAGCACGACTGGGCCACAAAACTCCCCGGCGGCACCGGCGTGCTGTCAAACCTGGCGCTGTCAGGCATCCAGGCTAGCTATGACGCGCCAACGTTCCCTCAGTCTACATCTCAGGAATTTATCTCCCGGGCGGCGGCGATGAATAACAAGCGGGCAGCATCTGCGAGCGTGCGGCCTGATATCGTTCTGCTGCTGCAGGAATCGACGGTAGATCCTCGTCTGTATAAGGTGCCTGACCCTAAATTACTGCCGCATTTTTCTATGTTTGAGCAGGACAGCAAAGTGAAGGCCCACACGCTGATGCGCGTGCAAACCTTTGGTGGAGGCACCTGGCTGTCTGAATTCGCGGCCTTAACCGGAATGCGCAGCGATGATTTTGGGGCGCTGAAAAACTCAGTCTTTTATTCAGCTGTCGATCACGTCAACGACAGCCTGTTTAAGCAGATGCAAGATAACGGCTATTACACCGTGGTCCTGACGCCATTCAATAAATCGGCCTATAACGCCGGTCACGCCTACACCATGATGGGCGTAGATAAAATCATTCAGCCACAGGAGCTGGGTTACCCGGGTGACCTGGCAGACAACCTTTGGCATATTCCCACCGCGGATATCCTGGGCTATGTTAAAAAGCTCCTTGCCAGCCACACCGATAAACCCGTGTTTGTATATGCCTTAACGATGTATGAACACGGCCCCTATGACGCAGGGCATTCCGATGATTACCAGCTCACTTCCGCGATGCAGAACAAGGATGCCGCCGGGAAGTTTAGCCATTATGTTGAGAAGATTAAAAACTCAGAAACCGCTCTGGCCGACTTCTTCCAGTTTGTAGACCAACGCCAGCGGCCTACGATGTTTATGTACTTCGGCGATCACCAGCCGGCCATCGACTGGGCTAACGGCTACACGACGGACCAGGCAGACCCTGTCCATCTTTCGCAATTCAGCCTGCGGGACAATTATAATGCCCCACCGGTTGCGGACCTGGGCGCCATCACCGACATCGCCTTCCTTGGCGGCATGTTACTCGAACAGGCCCAGCTAAAAGTGTCGCCGTTCTACCAGGCCAATATCGATATGCGCCATTTGTGCCAGGGCAGACTGAATGATTGCCCCGACACGACGCTGTTTGATAGTTACCGACACTATATCTACGATGAACTCCATGCGGCATCAAAGCCCTGA